From the Odocoileus virginianus isolate 20LAN1187 ecotype Illinois chromosome 20, Ovbor_1.2, whole genome shotgun sequence genome, the window CAGAGTGGGGGTACTCAAAATTAAACAGGGTTTTTTGGGGGACGAGAAGGTGATCTAGAgcggggaaggaaaggaaaagcccTTTGTACCCTGCAGGGTTGTCAATAAAGTTTTGTCGCCTTGGCAACCGCAGGTCCAGTCGAGTTGGGGGTAGGGGGGATGGAAAGAGAGAACAGAAGTGCGCGCGCATTCACCCCCGCTCGTCGGCCGTGGCTTTCCTGCTTTCTCCCTCTGGTGGCCGAAGGTTTAGccagagaaagagacagggagGGCGTGACCCTAACGGTGACAGGCGGAGACCTTAGCCAATGGAAGCATGAGTCGCTCCAAGGCCAACCAATTACACGCGGGCTCTGTAGCCGACGgaaccctccctctctcttcttgtACCCAAATAACCCGACCCAAACCCGAGTTTCGCCCGGAGCGACAGCGCTTTCGGCCAATGAGGGCGTCAACTTCTGGCCGTGGGCGGGGATACGTCTCCATGGCAACGGCGGAAGGACAGCGGCGGCAGCCACTAGGTGCACTTGGCTGCGCTTTGACGGCAGCGCGGGTGTGGCGGGGTTCTGTAGGGGCACCGAAGGGGGGCGATAGGGGCGGGGCACAACGGAGCCTGACCAATGTCGGCGGCGCAAGCTTCTCGGCAATCGAAGAGTGGCGGAGACGTTGGCCAATGGGAGGCCATAGTGGCCGCGGCGGGGCGGGCCCGGCGGGGCTAACTGGAGGCGCGGCGACCCGGTCTGACGAGAGCTGGAGGAGGCTGTGGGAGGTGGTGGCAGCCGCGGCGCGGGcgcctgaggaggaggaggaggagaagcgggtgaggGGCGGCGCGGGGCCCGACCTCTGAGCCCCTTCTcggcccccgccccgcgccgcctTGGCTCCCGGTCGTCCCCAGCCCCGTCTGTCCCCCGGCCCGCCCGCCCCTCCTCGTGTCCAGGCGCCTACGTCTCCTGGCCCTTCGGCGAGCCTCACGCTGCTCTCGGTGCCCAGCCCCTTCCCTGTGCTTCCTCCCCCAGTCCCCGCTGTCGCGCTTCAGGCCCTTCCCTGGACCCTCAGCTCGCCCTCTGACTCTGCACTCCCGTCCTTGGCCCTCAGGCGCGTCCCTTGCACTCTCGCCGCCTGCCCAGGCCCCTGGAAACCACCCCCTCCCAGGTCCTCCCCAGGCCTGTGTCTGCTCCCCCCAGTTTCCCTCAGCACCTCAGGCCTTTAACCTGCGTTCTCACTGCCTACCCAGGCTCTACTCTGGAGCCTGGGCGCGCTCCTCGCGGCTCAGGGTTCCTTCCTGGAGCCCCAGGACTCCCCTTGGCCCCGTTTGCTTCTCCAACCCCGTTGTGGAACCCCTGGGCTGCCCCCCTCTACCTTCCCAAGACCCTCCCTGGACCTCCAGGTCCTT encodes:
- the LOC139029977 gene encoding uncharacterized protein, which translates into the protein MQQDSGGGAQRTKRGEGGEKKNVWRGRGGPEKTQEKDGDQQNENKTSLLTPTAEACPAPTPGCFGESTWECEEGELERGQELQRLGKGAEETRRLRKNKEGALRDGAGTELKLQRGKGAPAPRLPPPPTASSSSRQTGSPRLQLAPPGPPRRGHYGLPLANVSATLRLPRSLRRRHWSGSVVPRPYRPPSVPLQNPATPALPSKRSQVHLVAAAAVLPPLPWRRIPAHGQKLTPSLAESAVAPGETRVWVGLFGYKKREGGFRRLQSPRVIGWPWSDSCFHWLRSPPVTVRVTPSLSLSLAKPSATRGRKQESHGRRAGVNARALLFSLSIPPTPNSTGPAVAKATKLY